From Eptesicus fuscus isolate TK198812 chromosome 22, DD_ASM_mEF_20220401, whole genome shotgun sequence, a single genomic window includes:
- the SARS1 gene encoding serine--tRNA ligase, cytoplasmic isoform X1, with amino-acid sequence MVLDLDLFREDKGGDPDRIRETQKNRFKDPGLVDRLVKADGEWRKCRFRADNLNKLKNLCSKTIGEKMKKKEPVGNDESIPENLLNLDDLTSDTLANLKVSQIKKLRLLIDEAILKCDTQRIKLEEERFENLREIGNLLHPSVPISNDEDADNKVERIWGDCNVRKKYSHVDLVVMVDGFEGEKGVVVAGNRGYFLKGPLVFLEQALIQYALRTLGSRGYIPIYTPFFMRKEVMQEVAQLSQFDEELYKVIGKGSEKSDDNSYDEKYLIATSEQPIAALHRDEWLRPEDLPIKYAGLSTCFRQEVGSHGRDTRGIFRVHQFEKIEQFVYASPHDNKSWEMFEEMITTAEEFYQTLGIPYHIVNIVSGSLNHAASKKLDLEAWFPGSGAFRELVSCSNCTDYQARRLRIRYGQTKKMMDKVEFVHMLNATMCATTRTICAILENYQTEKGILVPEKLKEFMPPGLQELIPFVKPAPIDQEPSKKQKKQQEGSKNKGAASDVTLESRLQSMTVTDS; translated from the exons GCAGATTTCGGGCCGACAACTTGAACAAGCTGAAGAACCTATGCAGCAAGACAATTGGAGAGAAAATGAAG AAAAAAGAGCCAGTGGGAAATGATGAGTCCATTCCGGAGAATTTGTTAAATCTCGATGACCTCACTTCAGACACTTTAGCT AACCTGAAAGTGTCACAGATCAAAAAGCTCCGACTCCTCATCGACGAAGCCATCCTCAAGTGTGACACCCAGCGGATAAAGCTGGAGGAAGAGCGGTTCGAGAACCTCCGAGAGATCGGGAACCTTCTGCATCCCTCGGTGCCCATCAGTAACGATGAG GATGCGGACAACAAAGTGGAGAGGATCTGGGGTGATTGCAACGTCAGGAAGAAGTACTCGCACGTGGACCTGGTGGTGATGGTCGATGGCTTTGAAGGCGAAAAAGGGGTCGTGGTGGCTGGGAATCGAGGGTACTTCCTGAAG GGGCCCCTGGTGTTCCTGGAACAGGCGCTCATCCAGTACGCCCTTCGCACTTTGGGAAGTCGGGGCTACATTCCCATTTATACCCCGTTTTTCATGAGGAAGGAGGTCATGCAGGAGGTGGCACAGCTCAGCCAGTTTGATGAAGAGCTTTACAAG GTGATTGGCAAAGGCAGTGAAAAGTCTGACGACAACTCCTATGATGAGAAATACCTGATTGCCACCTCCGAGCAGCCCATCGCTGCTCTCCATCGGGATGAGTGGCTACGGCCAGAGGATTTGCCCATCAAGTATGCTGGCCTGTCCACCTGCTTTCGCCAGGAGGTGGGCTCCCACGGCCGTGACACCCGCGGCATCTTTCGAGTCCATCAGTTTGAGAAG ATCGAACAGTTTGTCTACGCGTCACCACACGACAACAAGTCGTGGGAGATGTTTGAGGAGATGATCACCACCGCGGAGGAGTTCTACCAGACTCTGGGGATCCCATACCACATCGTGAATATTGTCTCAG GTTCTTTGAATCACGCTGCCAGTAAGAAGCTTGACCTGGAGGCCTGGTTTCCGGGCTCGGGAGCCTTCCGTGAGCTGGTCTCCTGTTCTAACTGCACAGACTACCAGGCTCGCCGCCTCCGAATCCGATACGGGCAAACCAAGAAGATGATGGACAAG GTGGAGTTTGTCCATATGCTCAACGCCACCATGTGTGCCACTACCCGCACCATCTGCGCCATCCTGGAGAACTACCAGACGGAGAAGGGCATCCTCGTGCCCGAGAAGTTGAAGGAGTTTATGCCGCCAG GTCTCCAAGAGCTGATTCCCTTTGTGAAGCCGGCGCCCATCGACCAGGAGCCATCGAAGAAGcagaagaagcagcaggagggCAGCAAAAACAAAGGGGCAGCGAGCGATGTCACCCTGGAGAGCCGGCTGCAGAGCATGACGGTCACCGATTCCTGA
- the SARS1 gene encoding serine--tRNA ligase, cytoplasmic isoform X2, which yields MVLDLDLFREDKGGDPDRIRETQKNRFKDPGLVDRLVKADGEWRKCRFRADNLNKLKNLCSKTIGEKMKKKEPVGNDESIPENLLNLDDLTSDTLADADNKVERIWGDCNVRKKYSHVDLVVMVDGFEGEKGVVVAGNRGYFLKGPLVFLEQALIQYALRTLGSRGYIPIYTPFFMRKEVMQEVAQLSQFDEELYKVIGKGSEKSDDNSYDEKYLIATSEQPIAALHRDEWLRPEDLPIKYAGLSTCFRQEVGSHGRDTRGIFRVHQFEKIEQFVYASPHDNKSWEMFEEMITTAEEFYQTLGIPYHIVNIVSGSLNHAASKKLDLEAWFPGSGAFRELVSCSNCTDYQARRLRIRYGQTKKMMDKVEFVHMLNATMCATTRTICAILENYQTEKGILVPEKLKEFMPPGLQELIPFVKPAPIDQEPSKKQKKQQEGSKNKGAASDVTLESRLQSMTVTDS from the exons GCAGATTTCGGGCCGACAACTTGAACAAGCTGAAGAACCTATGCAGCAAGACAATTGGAGAGAAAATGAAG AAAAAAGAGCCAGTGGGAAATGATGAGTCCATTCCGGAGAATTTGTTAAATCTCGATGACCTCACTTCAGACACTTTAGCT GATGCGGACAACAAAGTGGAGAGGATCTGGGGTGATTGCAACGTCAGGAAGAAGTACTCGCACGTGGACCTGGTGGTGATGGTCGATGGCTTTGAAGGCGAAAAAGGGGTCGTGGTGGCTGGGAATCGAGGGTACTTCCTGAAG GGGCCCCTGGTGTTCCTGGAACAGGCGCTCATCCAGTACGCCCTTCGCACTTTGGGAAGTCGGGGCTACATTCCCATTTATACCCCGTTTTTCATGAGGAAGGAGGTCATGCAGGAGGTGGCACAGCTCAGCCAGTTTGATGAAGAGCTTTACAAG GTGATTGGCAAAGGCAGTGAAAAGTCTGACGACAACTCCTATGATGAGAAATACCTGATTGCCACCTCCGAGCAGCCCATCGCTGCTCTCCATCGGGATGAGTGGCTACGGCCAGAGGATTTGCCCATCAAGTATGCTGGCCTGTCCACCTGCTTTCGCCAGGAGGTGGGCTCCCACGGCCGTGACACCCGCGGCATCTTTCGAGTCCATCAGTTTGAGAAG ATCGAACAGTTTGTCTACGCGTCACCACACGACAACAAGTCGTGGGAGATGTTTGAGGAGATGATCACCACCGCGGAGGAGTTCTACCAGACTCTGGGGATCCCATACCACATCGTGAATATTGTCTCAG GTTCTTTGAATCACGCTGCCAGTAAGAAGCTTGACCTGGAGGCCTGGTTTCCGGGCTCGGGAGCCTTCCGTGAGCTGGTCTCCTGTTCTAACTGCACAGACTACCAGGCTCGCCGCCTCCGAATCCGATACGGGCAAACCAAGAAGATGATGGACAAG GTGGAGTTTGTCCATATGCTCAACGCCACCATGTGTGCCACTACCCGCACCATCTGCGCCATCCTGGAGAACTACCAGACGGAGAAGGGCATCCTCGTGCCCGAGAAGTTGAAGGAGTTTATGCCGCCAG GTCTCCAAGAGCTGATTCCCTTTGTGAAGCCGGCGCCCATCGACCAGGAGCCATCGAAGAAGcagaagaagcagcaggagggCAGCAAAAACAAAGGGGCAGCGAGCGATGTCACCCTGGAGAGCCGGCTGCAGAGCATGACGGTCACCGATTCCTGA